One genomic segment of Dehalogenimonas alkenigignens includes these proteins:
- a CDS encoding MFS transporter — MPNLDASVPPASDSKKILGVRPNVFYLGLTSFFTDISSEMIFTLVPLFLANVLGVAPSVIGLVGGVSDSTEALVKIYSGRLADRLRRYKALSIAGYGLSTLGKPFMYLAGHWTAVLGIRFADRLGKGLRTSPRDALIAVSIEPKERGRSFGLHKAMDSAGAFLGLFIAATVIYLTQRGSVDLTQDTFRLLVVIGVIPAVISVVILAAMVKDPQRAARVEVEKTGLRDTVNGMSRDFKLFLLVLGIFTLGNSSSFFAILRAQNLGNSVLDVTLMLVVFNITYMLAATPAGVLSDRLGRRTLMMIGWGIYAAAYLGFAAAGASWHIWLLFAVFGVYYGIVEGVAKAFVADLVPPEKRGTAFGLYHGVLGLLLLPASLIAGFLWQEVSPASPFFFGAALAFLAMLGLRVLVKPARPA; from the coding sequence ATGCCGAATCTCGATGCCTCCGTGCCACCTGCCTCTGACTCGAAAAAGATCCTCGGCGTACGCCCCAATGTCTTCTATCTTGGCCTGACCAGTTTTTTCACCGACATCTCGTCCGAGATGATCTTTACCCTGGTGCCGCTGTTCCTGGCCAACGTCCTCGGCGTGGCCCCGTCCGTAATCGGCCTGGTCGGCGGCGTGTCGGATTCTACCGAAGCCCTGGTCAAGATTTATTCCGGCCGGCTGGCCGACAGGCTGCGCCGCTACAAGGCGCTGTCGATAGCCGGCTACGGGCTGTCGACGCTGGGCAAACCGTTCATGTACCTGGCCGGGCACTGGACCGCCGTGCTGGGCATCCGCTTCGCAGACCGGCTGGGCAAAGGGTTGCGCACCTCTCCGCGGGACGCCCTCATCGCCGTCTCGATCGAACCAAAAGAACGCGGGCGCAGTTTCGGCCTTCATAAAGCCATGGACTCGGCCGGGGCTTTCCTCGGCCTGTTCATCGCCGCGACGGTCATCTACCTGACCCAGCGCGGCAGTGTCGATCTGACCCAGGACACTTTCCGCCTGCTGGTTGTCATCGGCGTCATCCCGGCCGTCATCTCGGTCGTCATCTTGGCCGCCATGGTCAAGGATCCTCAGCGGGCGGCAAGGGTCGAGGTCGAAAAGACCGGCCTCCGCGATACGGTCAATGGCATGAGCCGGGACTTCAAGCTGTTCCTGCTGGTGCTCGGCATCTTCACCCTGGGCAATTCGTCGAGCTTCTTCGCCATCCTCCGGGCGCAAAATCTCGGCAATTCCGTCCTCGATGTCACCCTGATGCTGGTTGTCTTCAACATCACCTATATGCTGGCGGCGACGCCGGCCGGCGTTCTGTCAGACCGGCTGGGCCGCAGAACCCTGATGATGATCGGCTGGGGCATCTACGCCGCCGCCTATCTGGGATTCGCCGCCGCCGGCGCCAGCTGGCATATCTGGCTGCTGTTCGCCGTCTTTGGCGTCTATTACGGCATCGTGGAGGGGGTGGCTAAGGCTTTCGTCGCCGACCTGGTGCCGCCGGAGAAGCGGGGTACCGCCTTCGGTCTGTACCACGGCGTGCTGGGCCTGCTGCTGCTGCCTGCCAGCCTCATCGCCGGTTTCTTGTGGCAGGAGGTTTCACCCGCCAGCCCGTTCTTCTTCGGCGCGGCGCTGGCGTTCCTGGCGATGCTCGGATTGAGGGTGCTGGTCAAGCCGGCTAGGCCAGCATGA
- the hpt gene encoding hypoxanthine phosphoribosyltransferase, producing MTGRFDLRLLYSREDIAAVVRALAKRIAADYAGKDLLVVGVLKGAVIFLADLIRELTIPVEIDFIGLSSYGDGVTSCGEVEVTAFPAAPIEGRHVLVVEDIVDTGLCLDALLKFLAARSPASVRVCALMVKPARHRVGVEIAYAGFAIPDKFVVGYGLDFAQRYRHLPQIYTLEEAPVEGQLASND from the coding sequence GTGACCGGCCGCTTTGACCTCAGGCTTTTGTATTCCCGTGAGGATATCGCCGCCGTGGTGCGCGCGCTAGCGAAGCGTATTGCCGCTGATTACGCCGGGAAAGATCTGCTGGTCGTCGGGGTGCTCAAAGGAGCGGTCATTTTTCTGGCCGACCTCATCCGGGAGCTGACCATTCCGGTGGAGATTGACTTCATCGGACTGTCGTCCTACGGCGATGGAGTAACCTCCTGCGGCGAAGTCGAGGTGACAGCCTTTCCGGCAGCGCCTATCGAGGGCCGCCACGTCCTGGTTGTTGAAGATATCGTTGATACCGGCCTTTGTCTTGACGCCCTGTTGAAGTTCCTCGCCGCCCGCAGCCCGGCCTCGGTCAGGGTGTGCGCCCTGATGGTTAAACCCGCCCGGCATCGGGTCGGGGTCGAGATCGCCTATGCCGGATTCGCCATACCGGACAAGTTCGTGGTGGGCTACGGTCTGGACTTCGCCCAGCGCTACCGCCACCTGCCGCAAATCTACACCCTGGAGGAGGCGCCCGTTGAAGGACAGCTTGCCTCAAACGATTAG
- a CDS encoding ABC transporter permease — translation MTAFNKLLVANFKQFMRDKTAVFFTFAFPLIFIFLFGMVFGGDNMVNYNIGVVRQDDSTTAVHISEALHNVPIFTITEGDLETTLDSLKSGDLAAVVVIPAGLDATIGSGAAAAITLYHDPSQTTTGQVIIPVLRQLVDEFNRQITQAPVVLTLTEESILAANLSFIDFFVPGILAMSIMQSGLFGVLPLVEWREKKVLKRLGVTPLTRGVVVASQLIFRLGIAVIQAAIIIGVAYAVFGVPVLGNWFLLIGLVMLGTLLFIALGYVVGARVKTVEGATPIVNLISFPMMFLSGVFWPVEMMPDFIRPVITALPLTYLGDAFRQVMVNSPPLYSMGIDIAVMVAWLAACMFLTVRFFKWE, via the coding sequence ATGACCGCTTTCAACAAGCTCCTGGTAGCCAATTTCAAACAATTCATGCGGGACAAAACCGCGGTCTTCTTCACTTTCGCTTTCCCGCTGATTTTCATTTTCCTTTTCGGCATGGTTTTCGGCGGCGACAATATGGTCAACTACAACATCGGAGTGGTGCGGCAGGATGATTCAACCACCGCCGTTCACATCAGCGAAGCCCTGCACAACGTGCCTATTTTCACCATCACCGAAGGCGATTTGGAGACGACTCTGGATTCCCTGAAGAGCGGCGACCTGGCCGCGGTGGTGGTCATTCCAGCCGGATTGGATGCGACGATTGGTTCCGGCGCCGCCGCGGCGATCACCCTTTATCACGACCCGTCCCAGACCACGACAGGGCAAGTCATCATTCCGGTGCTCCGGCAGCTGGTGGATGAATTCAACCGCCAGATCACCCAGGCGCCGGTGGTATTAACCCTGACTGAAGAGTCCATCCTGGCAGCCAACCTCAGTTTCATCGATTTCTTCGTCCCCGGCATCCTGGCGATGTCCATCATGCAAAGCGGCCTGTTCGGTGTACTGCCCCTGGTGGAATGGCGCGAAAAGAAGGTGCTGAAACGACTTGGCGTGACGCCGCTGACCCGCGGCGTCGTCGTTGCCAGCCAGTTGATCTTCCGCCTGGGGATTGCCGTCATACAGGCGGCGATAATCATCGGCGTTGCCTATGCCGTCTTCGGCGTGCCGGTCCTGGGCAACTGGTTCTTGCTCATCGGGCTGGTCATGCTGGGGACTCTGCTGTTCATCGCTCTGGGTTACGTAGTCGGAGCCAGAGTCAAAACCGTCGAAGGCGCGACGCCTATCGTCAACCTGATTTCATTTCCGATGATGTTCCTGTCCGGCGTCTTCTGGCCGGTGGAAATGATGCCTGATTTTATCCGGCCGGTAATCACCGCCTTGCCGCTGACTTACCTCGGCGACGCTTTCAGGCAGGTGATGGTAAATTCGCCGCCGCTGTATTCTATGGGCATAGACATTGCCGTCATGGTTGCCTGGCTGGCGGCATGCATGTTCCTGACCGTCCGTTTTTTCAAGTGGGAATAA
- the panC gene encoding pantoate--beta-alanine ligase translates to MKVLRSIGAIRDYRKQLAGSVGLVPTMGFLHEGHLSLVRRSKAECEHTVVSIFVNPTQFGPDEDFGAYPRDTDLDLKLLENSGADAVFLPGAGEMYPPGTDIFVVPGKIADRLEGSARPGHFRGVATVVLKLFNLIQPQRAYFGQKDAQQTAVIRKMVADLDVPVEIKVLPTVRESDGLAMSSRNTYLNPAERSAATVLYRSLKLAQELINGGEKDAEIVRQRMTELILAEPLARVDYVSVADARSLEELTFVTSPVLVSLAVRIGRTRLIDNVMLA, encoded by the coding sequence ATGAAAGTACTTAGGTCGATCGGCGCGATAAGGGATTACCGGAAACAATTGGCGGGGAGCGTCGGTCTGGTGCCGACCATGGGTTTCCTTCATGAGGGCCACCTGTCCCTGGTACGCCGGTCGAAGGCCGAGTGCGAGCATACTGTTGTCAGCATCTTTGTCAATCCCACCCAGTTTGGACCGGACGAAGATTTCGGCGCCTATCCCCGGGACACCGACCTGGATCTAAAGCTGCTTGAAAACAGCGGCGCCGACGCCGTTTTTTTACCCGGTGCCGGGGAAATGTATCCCCCCGGCACCGATATTTTCGTCGTGCCCGGAAAAATCGCCGACAGGCTGGAGGGTTCCGCGCGGCCCGGCCACTTCCGCGGAGTAGCCACCGTCGTCCTCAAACTGTTCAACTTGATCCAGCCGCAGCGAGCCTACTTCGGACAGAAGGACGCCCAGCAGACGGCGGTCATCAGGAAGATGGTCGCCGACCTTGACGTGCCGGTCGAAATCAAGGTCTTGCCCACGGTGAGGGAAAGCGACGGCCTGGCCATGAGCAGCCGCAATACCTATCTGAATCCGGCCGAGCGCAGCGCCGCCACGGTGCTCTACCGGTCATTGAAGCTGGCTCAGGAACTGATCAACGGCGGAGAGAAGGACGCCGAAATCGTCCGGCAACGGATGACAGAACTGATCTTGGCTGAACCGCTAGCCCGCGTCGATTATGTTTCGGTGGCCGACGCCCGAAGTCTCGAGGAACTGACCTTCGTCACCAGTCCGGTGCTCGTGTCGCTGGCTGTCCGTATCGGGCGGACGCGGTTAATCGACAACGTCATGCTGGCCTAG
- a CDS encoding ABC transporter ATP-binding protein, with translation MVIKVENLVKVYGPIRAVDGISFEVQRGEVFGMLGPNGAGKTTTVEIIEGLRRADSGTVTVLGMDSEHASMAIKQRIGAQLQTPSLMPSLTVEELLDVFAGFYDRSLPIDELLSMLSLTESRKVVVKNLSGGQLQRLSVAMALVNDPEIAFLDEPTTGLDPQVRRGMWQVIEDMRAKGKTIFLTTHYMEEAERLCDRIAIIDHGKIIALDTPRGLINANFRDKAVQFELEPRPETEELLAFPGATSVASDLNEIVIYSDDIPATMSATLKYAESRGITSSLKDLRVREASLEDVFLKLTGRKIRE, from the coding sequence GTGGTTATCAAAGTTGAAAACCTGGTCAAGGTCTACGGCCCGATTCGGGCCGTGGACGGCATCAGTTTCGAGGTCCAGCGCGGTGAAGTTTTCGGCATGCTCGGCCCGAACGGCGCCGGCAAGACAACAACCGTGGAAATTATCGAAGGGCTTCGTAGGGCTGATTCCGGCACGGTGACCGTGCTGGGCATGGACTCGGAGCACGCTTCGATGGCGATCAAACAGCGGATAGGGGCGCAACTGCAGACGCCGTCCCTGATGCCATCACTCACGGTCGAGGAACTGCTGGATGTTTTTGCCGGCTTTTACGACCGTTCGCTGCCTATAGACGAACTCCTGTCAATGCTGTCATTGACCGAAAGCCGGAAAGTGGTGGTAAAAAACCTCTCAGGCGGCCAGCTGCAGCGCCTTTCGGTGGCCATGGCGCTGGTCAACGATCCGGAGATTGCCTTTCTGGATGAGCCGACGACAGGCCTCGACCCGCAGGTGAGGCGCGGCATGTGGCAGGTAATCGAAGATATGAGAGCCAAGGGGAAAACGATCTTTTTAACGACCCATTACATGGAAGAGGCAGAGCGGCTGTGCGACCGCATCGCCATCATTGATCATGGCAAGATCATCGCCCTGGACACGCCGCGGGGTTTGATCAACGCCAATTTCCGGGATAAAGCTGTTCAATTTGAACTCGAACCCAGACCGGAAACGGAGGAATTGCTGGCGTTTCCAGGAGCCACCAGCGTTGCTTCTGACCTGAACGAAATCGTCATCTATTCCGACGATATCCCGGCCACCATGTCCGCGACCCTCAAGTACGCCGAAAGCCGGGGCATCACCTCCTCACTCAAAGACCTCCGCGTGCGAGAGGCATCCCTGGAGGACGTATTCCTGAAACTCACCGGGAGGAAAATCAGAGAATGA
- the panB gene encoding 3-methyl-2-oxobutanoate hydroxymethyltransferase: MRTTVQQVRDYKARGEKFAMLTAYDYSTAKIVDAAGIPIILVGDSLGTVVLGYESTIPVTMDDMIHHTKAVVRGSSKAMVVGDMPFMTYHITIEETLRNAARFIQEAGAQAVKLEGGITVADKVKKLVDCGMPVMGHIGLTPQSVNQLSGYKVQGRTPEAARRLLADARALEAAGAFAVVLETMPSELSAYITSRINIPTIGIGAGPGCDGQVQVISDLLGLFTDFVPKHAGRYARLAADIAEAVTTYASDVKSGVFPAAEQGFDMNEAVIEDLRREDEST; the protein is encoded by the coding sequence ATGAGAACCACCGTCCAGCAGGTCAGGGACTACAAAGCCAGGGGCGAAAAGTTCGCCATGCTCACCGCCTACGACTATTCGACGGCGAAAATCGTCGACGCCGCCGGCATCCCGATCATACTGGTCGGGGACTCCCTGGGCACCGTGGTCCTCGGATATGAATCGACTATACCGGTGACCATGGACGATATGATCCATCACACCAAAGCCGTCGTCCGGGGCTCCAGTAAAGCCATGGTAGTGGGCGACATGCCGTTCATGACCTACCACATCACCATCGAAGAGACACTGCGCAACGCCGCCCGCTTCATCCAGGAGGCCGGAGCCCAGGCGGTCAAACTCGAAGGCGGCATCACCGTAGCCGACAAGGTTAAAAAACTGGTCGACTGCGGCATGCCGGTGATGGGTCATATCGGCCTCACTCCGCAGTCGGTCAACCAGCTCTCCGGCTACAAAGTACAAGGCCGGACGCCGGAGGCGGCCAGGAGGCTGCTGGCCGACGCCCGGGCTCTGGAAGCCGCCGGAGCCTTCGCCGTCGTCCTGGAAACGATGCCGTCCGAGCTTTCGGCCTATATCACTTCGAGAATCAATATACCCACCATCGGCATCGGCGCCGGGCCCGGCTGCGACGGCCAGGTGCAGGTCATCTCCGACCTGCTGGGCCTGTTCACCGACTTCGTACCCAAACACGCCGGCCGCTACGCCAGGCTGGCCGCCGACATCGCCGAAGCGGTGACGACCTACGCCAGCGACGTGAAGAGCGGGGTTTTTCCGGCCGCCGAACAGGGTTTCGACATGAATGAGGCGGTCATCGAAGACCTGCGGCGGGAAGATGAAAGTACTTAG
- the surE gene encoding 5'/3'-nucleotidase SurE, which yields MKILISNDDGIHSAGLWTLASHLDAIGQVTIVAPDREQSATGTSLTLRHPLRVGKVASHIGGIECWATEGLPGDAVILGLERVMEKPVGLVVSGINNGPNVGDDVLISGTVGAALQAYLRNIPAVAVSTFNIESNNHETPARLAAIIAADIAAGRLSGDIFLNVNAPDIPLDRIKGVRLCHLAHKTHIDTVKEGHDGRREFYWLMRRKLDSEAAAGTDIKAIEDDCVSVTELHADLFRKSPMPGLEVLCNEWFGRLTSSSVSR from the coding sequence GTGAAAATACTCATCTCCAACGACGACGGCATCCATTCCGCCGGGCTGTGGACGCTGGCCAGCCATCTCGACGCCATAGGCCAGGTTACCATTGTCGCGCCGGACCGGGAGCAAAGCGCCACCGGCACCTCGCTGACCCTGCGCCACCCGCTGCGCGTCGGTAAAGTGGCCTCGCATATCGGCGGCATCGAGTGCTGGGCCACCGAGGGACTTCCCGGCGACGCGGTGATCCTGGGACTGGAACGGGTAATGGAGAAGCCGGTCGGCCTGGTGGTCTCCGGCATCAATAACGGCCCAAATGTCGGCGACGACGTCCTGATATCAGGCACCGTCGGCGCGGCGCTGCAGGCGTATCTGAGAAACATCCCGGCCGTCGCCGTGTCCACCTTCAACATCGAGTCGAACAACCACGAGACCCCGGCCCGCCTGGCGGCCATCATCGCCGCCGACATTGCCGCCGGCCGCCTTTCCGGCGATATTTTCCTGAACGTCAATGCCCCGGACATACCGCTTGATCGGATCAAAGGCGTCAGGCTCTGTCACCTGGCCCACAAGACCCACATCGACACCGTCAAGGAAGGCCACGACGGCCGCCGCGAGTTCTACTGGCTGATGCGCCGCAAACTGGATTCCGAAGCCGCCGCCGGCACCGATATCAAAGCTATCGAAGATGACTGCGTCTCGGTCACCGAACTCCACGCCGACCTGTTCAGGAAATCGCCGATGCCCGGCCTCGAAGTTCTTTGCAACGAATGGTTCGGCAGGCTTACCAGTAGCTCAGTTTCCAGGTAG
- the ade gene encoding adenine deaminase, with product MKDSLPQTISVARGLEPADLLLKNARVVNVFNGEIEKAAVAVCDGVIAGIGDYSRAREVIDLGGRYLLPGLIDGHTHIESSMLDVGQYARAVVARGTTGVVTDLHELTNVIGLDGIKYILKAATKLPLDMYVMAPSCVPATHLETSGAAVDSREITRLLKRGGIIGLGEMMNFPGVLFGDAVVLDKLKASEGKIIDGHAPGLSGRDLNAYISAGIGSDHESTRLAEAREKLARGLRIMIREGSTEKNLAELLPLVTEKTYKRCMFVVDDRSCSDLKRDGDLDAVVRKAIALGLDPVRAIQLATINPAEYFGLRQAGAIAPGYAANFVVAGDLKAFDIERVYFRGKLVARNGEALFKPRGRAPSRLRRSMNVAPLAATDLALDLSPETVPVIGVIPGQIVTRYLREAVKSVPDFERDILKIVVVERHRASGNIGKGLVSGFGLSRGALASSVAHDSHNIVCVGASDDDICAAVQAVVGIGGGLAVAEGGRVLASLPLPVAGLMSSEPLDKVIQGFEAVEAAARDIGARLTAPFAALSFLALPVIPELKITDKGMVDVAAFKLI from the coding sequence TTGAAGGACAGCTTGCCTCAAACGATTAGCGTTGCCCGCGGCCTGGAGCCGGCCGACCTCCTGTTGAAGAACGCCAGGGTCGTCAATGTCTTTAACGGCGAGATCGAGAAAGCCGCGGTCGCTGTGTGCGACGGCGTTATCGCCGGTATCGGCGATTATTCCCGGGCCAGAGAGGTCATCGACCTCGGCGGCAGGTACCTGCTGCCCGGTTTAATCGACGGCCATACCCATATCGAGTCCTCGATGCTCGATGTCGGCCAGTATGCCCGGGCCGTCGTCGCCCGCGGCACCACCGGCGTGGTCACCGACCTGCACGAACTGACCAATGTTATCGGCCTGGACGGCATCAAGTATATCCTTAAAGCCGCCACAAAGCTGCCGCTGGATATGTACGTTATGGCGCCGTCCTGCGTCCCGGCCACTCACCTGGAGACCTCGGGGGCGGCGGTCGACTCCAGAGAGATCACCCGTCTGCTGAAGCGCGGCGGTATTATCGGCTTGGGTGAGATGATGAATTTCCCCGGCGTTCTCTTCGGCGACGCGGTAGTCCTTGATAAGCTTAAGGCATCGGAAGGTAAGATCATCGATGGTCACGCTCCGGGGCTTTCCGGCCGCGACCTGAACGCCTACATCTCGGCGGGCATCGGCTCGGACCACGAATCCACTCGTTTGGCGGAAGCCCGTGAGAAACTGGCCCGCGGCTTGCGCATCATGATCCGGGAGGGTTCGACGGAGAAGAACCTGGCTGAACTGCTGCCGCTGGTGACCGAAAAGACTTACAAGCGTTGCATGTTTGTCGTTGACGATCGTTCCTGCTCCGATCTCAAACGTGACGGCGATCTGGACGCCGTCGTCCGCAAAGCCATCGCCCTGGGCCTGGACCCGGTGCGGGCCATTCAATTAGCGACGATCAACCCGGCGGAGTACTTCGGCTTGCGGCAGGCCGGGGCCATCGCTCCCGGCTACGCGGCCAACTTCGTCGTCGCCGGCGACCTTAAAGCCTTCGATATCGAACGCGTTTACTTTCGCGGCAAACTCGTCGCCCGGAACGGCGAAGCTTTATTCAAGCCCCGGGGCCGGGCCCCGTCGCGCCTGCGCCGGAGCATGAACGTCGCCCCCTTGGCGGCGACCGACCTCGCCCTGGACCTGTCGCCGGAGACGGTGCCGGTTATCGGGGTCATACCCGGCCAGATTGTCACCCGCTACCTTCGGGAAGCGGTCAAATCAGTGCCGGACTTCGAGCGTGACATCCTTAAAATCGTCGTCGTCGAGCGGCATCGCGCCAGCGGCAATATTGGCAAAGGCCTGGTCAGCGGCTTCGGCCTGTCGCGGGGCGCGCTGGCATCCTCGGTAGCCCACGACTCTCATAACATCGTCTGCGTCGGCGCCTCCGATGATGATATCTGCGCCGCCGTCCAGGCGGTCGTTGGCATAGGCGGCGGGTTGGCCGTGGCCGAAGGAGGCAGAGTCCTGGCGTCGCTGCCGCTGCCCGTTGCCGGCCTGATGTCCTCGGAACCTTTGGATAAAGTCATCCAGGGCTTCGAAGCGGTGGAGGCCGCCGCCCGGGACATCGGCGCCAGGCTGACCGCCCCCTTTGCCGCTCTGTCTTTCTTAGCCTTGCCGGTCATCCCGGAACTCAAGATCACCGATAAGGGCATGGTAGACGTGGCTGCCTTCAAGCTGATCTGA
- the panD gene encoding aspartate 1-decarboxylase yields the protein MRTMLKSKLHRARVTRCDLEYEGSITIDRDLLKAADILPFEQVQVLNLNNGARFATYAIEGEAGSGEIGLNGAAARCACKGDLVIILTYEQVAEDQLPSHMPKLVYVDEKNRITSVKQAIGAISF from the coding sequence ATGAGAACGATGCTGAAGAGCAAGCTGCACCGGGCACGGGTCACCCGCTGCGACCTGGAATACGAGGGCAGCATCACCATCGACCGCGACCTCTTGAAAGCCGCCGATATCCTGCCGTTCGAGCAGGTGCAGGTGCTCAATTTGAACAACGGCGCCCGGTTCGCCACCTATGCTATCGAAGGCGAGGCGGGCTCAGGCGAGATAGGCCTCAACGGCGCCGCCGCCCGCTGCGCCTGTAAAGGGGATTTGGTCATCATTCTGACCTATGAACAGGTGGCTGAAGACCAGCTTCCCAGCCACATGCCGAAACTGGTCTACGTCGACGAAAAAAACCGGATTACCTCGGTAAAACAGGCTATCGGCGCGATTTCCTTTTAA
- a CDS encoding Rossmann-like and DUF2520 domain-containing protein — MTGSGLKIGIIGAGKAGTALAMGLSRAGYTVAAVASRSPASAYKLADRLPSAIAFDKPQGICEAADVVFIAVPDAAIAGTAAALTARPGMMACHVSAATPLDALEPLRVQGAITGVFHPLQAIGSRAEAEILPGITFAIEAEEPLKALLRQMASRLGGRSVELSGADRVLYHASAVMASNYLVTLVALASGLWLGFANREQAARALVPLIRGTLDNIENIGIPECLTGPIARGDTATIKLHLEALVENAPQTLDIYRELGLETIPIAAAKGGIDEGQATELRALLEKRL; from the coding sequence ATGACGGGCAGCGGTTTAAAGATCGGCATCATCGGCGCCGGAAAGGCGGGCACCGCCCTGGCCATGGGCCTGTCGCGGGCTGGCTACACTGTGGCCGCCGTCGCCAGCCGCAGTCCGGCTTCAGCCTACAAACTGGCTGACCGGCTGCCTTCAGCCATCGCCTTCGACAAGCCGCAAGGCATCTGCGAGGCGGCCGATGTGGTGTTCATCGCCGTTCCCGACGCGGCCATCGCCGGGACAGCCGCGGCGCTTACGGCCCGGCCCGGGATGATGGCCTGCCACGTCTCCGCGGCGACGCCGCTTGATGCCCTCGAGCCGCTAAGAGTGCAGGGAGCGATCACAGGCGTATTTCACCCGCTGCAGGCCATCGGCTCCCGCGCCGAGGCGGAGATTCTGCCCGGCATCACCTTCGCCATCGAAGCCGAGGAGCCGTTGAAGGCGCTGCTTCGTCAGATGGCTTCGCGGCTGGGCGGCCGCAGCGTGGAGCTTTCAGGCGCCGACCGGGTTTTGTACCATGCGTCGGCGGTCATGGCTTCCAACTACCTGGTGACTCTCGTCGCCCTGGCCTCCGGGCTGTGGCTGGGCTTCGCCAACCGGGAACAGGCCGCCAGAGCCCTGGTACCCCTCATCCGCGGCACGCTGGATAACATCGAGAATATCGGCATACCGGAATGCCTCACCGGGCCGATCGCCCGCGGCGACACGGCCACCATTAAACTTCACCTCGAGGCGCTCGTCGAAAATGCCCCGCAGACGTTGGATATTTATCGGGAACTCGGACTGGAAACCATACCCATCGCCGCCGCCAAAGGCGGCATAGATGAGGGACAAGCCACCGAACTCAGAGCATTGCTGGAGAAGAGACTATGA
- the queA gene encoding tRNA preQ1(34) S-adenosylmethionine ribosyltransferase-isomerase QueA, which yields MRTSDFDYHLPSESIAQTPAEPRDSSRLLVLDRLSGAIQHRRFMDIIDYLQPGDALVFNDSRVIPARLFGRKKDTGARVEALLLLRRAPGEWQALIKPARRLGIGAVVELYDRSGIAAGATLELLDKAEDGTATVRISDETRLDELGILALPPYIRHQLSGSEAERYQTVYSRVAGSVAAPTAGLHFTPSLLAAIEAKGVKLLFVTLHIGLDTFRPVKEEDPSKHPIHREYAVLPPETAAAITEVKASGGRVFGVGTSAVRTLEWAAGQNGLPLKPFEGWVELFILPGFEFRVVDRLVTNFHLPRGTPLMLAAAFTGWDSLKAAYDTAVAGKYRFYSFGDGMLII from the coding sequence TTGAGAACCTCTGATTTCGACTACCACCTGCCGTCCGAATCTATTGCTCAGACTCCGGCCGAGCCCCGCGACAGTTCGCGGCTGCTGGTCCTCGACCGCCTTTCCGGAGCTATCCAGCACCGCCGGTTTATGGACATCATCGATTACCTGCAACCTGGCGACGCCCTGGTCTTCAACGACTCCCGGGTGATTCCCGCCCGGCTGTTCGGCCGTAAAAAAGATACCGGCGCCCGCGTCGAGGCGCTGCTCCTCCTGCGCCGCGCCCCCGGAGAGTGGCAGGCGCTCATCAAACCGGCCAGACGCCTGGGTATCGGAGCCGTGGTTGAGCTTTACGACAGGTCGGGCATTGCCGCCGGAGCCACTCTGGAACTGCTGGATAAAGCCGAGGACGGCACCGCGACCGTCCGGATATCCGATGAGACCCGCCTGGACGAACTGGGCATCTTGGCGCTGCCGCCATATATCCGGCATCAGTTATCCGGATCGGAGGCGGAGCGTTATCAGACTGTCTACAGCCGGGTGGCGGGTTCGGTCGCCGCGCCGACAGCCGGGCTGCATTTCACGCCGTCACTCCTGGCCGCTATCGAGGCCAAAGGAGTGAAACTTCTTTTCGTGACCCTGCACATCGGGCTGGATACCTTCCGCCCTGTCAAGGAAGAAGACCCCTCGAAACACCCCATCCATAGGGAGTACGCCGTATTGCCGCCGGAAACGGCCGCCGCCATTACTGAGGTAAAGGCTTCCGGGGGGCGGGTTTTCGGCGTCGGCACCTCCGCGGTGCGGACTTTGGAGTGGGCGGCCGGACAAAACGGCCTGCCGCTGAAACCTTTCGAGGGCTGGGTGGAACTGTTCATCCTACCCGGTTTCGAGTTCCGGGTGGTTGACCGGCTGGTGACCAATTTCCACCTGCCGCGGGGTACGCCGCTGATGCTGGCCGCGGCTTTCACCGGCTGGGACAGCTTGAAAGCAGCCTACGACACCGCCGTCGCCGGGAAGTACCGTTTTTACAGCTTCGGCGACGGCATGCTGATTATTTAG